From the genome of Streptomyces xanthophaeus:
GGCGGGAGCGGTCCCCCTCCGCCCGGTCGTACGTGGCGCAGGCGCTACCGGGACCGCGGCGACGAAGACGAAGGGGCCCGGGCGCGGATTTTCATCCGTACCCGGGCCCCTCACCCGTTCCGTCGGCCGGAGTCCGGCCGGGCCTAAGGCGCTCACGTCGTACGACGCCGCCGCGCCCCCGGTCGCCGCTCGCTCGGCCGGAACACCGTCTCGCCGGCCTCCTTGGCCGCCTCGCGGCGCGCCGCACCGTACTCGGCGAGGGCCTCCGCCAGCTTCGACACCGACGGCTCCGGGGACAGGACGTCCACGCGCAGCCCGTGCTCCTCCGCCGTCTTGGCCGTCGCCGGCCCGATACAGGCGATGACGGTCACGTTGTGCGGCTTCCCGGCGATCCCGACCAGGTTGCGGACGGTGGACGAGGACGTGAAGAGAACGGCGTCGAAGCCGCCGCCCTTGATCGCCTCGCGCGTGTCCGCCGGCGGCGGCGACGCGCGCACCGTCCGGTAGGCGGTGACGTCGTCGACCTCCCACCCGAGCTCGATCAGCCCGGCGACCAGCGTCTCGGTCGCGATGTCGGCGCGCGGCAGGAACACGCGGTCGATCGGGTCGAAGACCGGGTCGTACGGCGGCCAGTCGTCCAGCAGTCCGGCCGCGGACTGCTCGCCGCTGGGCACCAGGTCCGGCTTCACGCCGAACTCCACGAGCGCGGCGGCGGTCTGCTCGCCCACCGCGGCGACCTTGATGCCCGCGAAGGCGCGCGCGTCGAGCCCGTACTCCTCGAACTTCTCACGGACGGCCTTCACGGCGTTGACCGAGGTGAAGGCGATCCACTCGTAGCGGCCCGTCACCAGGCCCTTGACCGCGCGCTCCATCTGCTGAGGGGTGCGCGGCGGCTCCACGGCGATGGTCGGCACCTCGTGGGGCACCGCGCCGTAGGAACGCAGCTGGTCGGAGAGCGAAGCGGCCTGCTCCTTGGTACGAGGCACGAGCACCCGCCAGCCGAACAGCGGCTTCGACTCGAACCAGGACAGGTCCTCGCGCCGTGCGGCGGCGCTGTGCTCACCGACCACGGCTATGACGGGCCGGGCGCCCTCGGGCGAGGGGAGCACCTTGCCCTGCTTGAACACCTGGGCGATGGTGCCCAGCGTCGCGCACCAGGTCCGCTGCCGCGTGGTGGTACCGGCGACGGTCACCGTCAGCGGGGTGTCGGGCTTGCGTCCGGCGCTCACCAGCTCGGCGGCGGCCGCCGGGACGGTCTCCAGCGTCGCGGACACGACGAGGGTGCCGTCGCTCGCGCCCACCTCGCTCCAGCAGCGCGCCGAGGCGGTCTTCGCGTCGACGAACCGCACGTCCGCGCCCTGCTTGTCGCGCAGCGGGACACCGGCGTACGCGGGCACGCCCACCGCGGTCGCGACACCGGGCACCACCTCGAAGGGGATGCCGGCGGTGGCGCAGACGAGCATCTCCTCGGCGGCGTTGCCGTCGAGCCCGGGGTCGCCCGTGACGGCACGCACGACCCGCCTGCCGGAGCGTGCGGCCTCCATGACAAGATTGGCCGCGTCCCGGATCACCGGGACCCCGGCGGCCGCTGACACTTCATCAGCAATCGTCAGCTGCGGCGTGTCGACGTTCGCCCGCGCATGAGTCCGTACGACCTCGAGCACCTCGGGCTCCGCGATCAGTACGTCCGCGGCGGCGAGCGCCTCGACGGCGCGCAGCGTCAGCAGACCCGGGTCGCCCGGGCCGGCACCGAGGAAGGTGACGCGCCCGTGGGCGGCGACGGCCGGATAGGCGGAGGTGGTCGGAATTGAGGGGTTCAAAGCGATCGCTCCCCCATCAGACCGGCCGCGCCCTTGGCCAGCATCTCGTCCGCGAGTTCGCGGCCGAGCGCCATGGCCTCGTCGTACGACTGGGGCACGGGACCGGTGGTGGACAGCTGCACCAGCGTCGTGCCGTCGAGGGTTCCGACGACGCCGCGCAGGCGCATTTCATTGACAATCTCCCCGTCGGCCAGCAGATCGGCGAACGCGCCCACGGGTGCGCTGCAGCCTGCCTCCAGGGTGGCGAGCAGGGAACGCTCGGCGGTCACGGCGGCCCGGGTGTGCGGGTCGTCGAGTACTCCGAGCGCGGCGACGAGGTCCGTGTCGGACGCGAGGCACTCCACGGCCAGGGCGCCCTGGCCGGGTGCCGGCAGGACGCTGTCGACGGACAGCAGGTCGGTCGCTTCGTCACCGCGCCCGATCCGGTTCAGACCGGCGGCCGCCAGGACGACCGCGTCGAGCTCACCGTCGTGGACGAAGCCGATCCGGGTGTCGACGTTGCCGCGGATGGGCACCGTCTCGATCCGCTTGCCGAGCGACAGCGCCAGGTGGTTGAGCTGGGCGGTGCGCCGCGGCGAGCCGGTGCCGATCCGGGCACCGTCGGGCAGCTGCTCGAAGGTCAGACCGTCCCGGGCGACGAGCGCGTCCCGCGCGTCCTCGCGGCGCGGCATGGCCGCGATCACGAGGTCGTCGGGCTGCGCGGTCGGCAGGTCCTTCAGCGAGTGCACGGCGAAGTCGACCTCTCCGCGCAGCAGCGCGTCGCGCAGGGCGGTGACGAACACGCCCGTCCCGCCGATCTGCGAGAGGTGCTCGCGCGAGACGTCGCCGTAGGTCGTGATCTCCACGAGCTCGACGGCGCGGCCGGTGACGGCCCGTACCGCGTCGGCGACGTGCCCCGACTGGGACATGGCCAGCTTGCTCCGCCGCGTACCGAGCCGCAGCGGCTGGTCGGGACGTGTGTTCATGATGCCCGTCCTGGGTCGTCGTCGTTCATCGGATCGGCCGCGTCCGCCCGGCTGACGGAAGCAACCGTCTGAGGGTCGAGGTCGAAGAGTTCGCGCAGCGCTTCCGCGTACCCGGCGCCGCCGGGCTCGCTCGCGAGCTGCTTGACGCGCACGGTCGGCGCGTGGAGGAGCTTGTCCACGACGCGGCGTACGGTCTGGGTCACCTCGGCGCGCTGCCGTTCGTCGAGGTCGGGCACGCGCCCGTCGAGCCGCGCCACTTCCATGGCCACGACCTCGGCCGCCATGGCGCGCAGGGCGACGACGGTGGGCGTGATGTGGGCGGCTCGCTGCGCCGCCCCGAAGGCCGCCACTTCCTGGGCGACTATCGCGCGTACGGCGTCGACGTCGGCCGCCATCGGGGCGTCGGCGGACGCCTCCGCGAGCGACTCGATGTCCACGAGCCGGACGCCCGGGATCCGGTGCACGGCCGCGTCGATGTCCCGGGGCATGGCCAGGTCGAGCAGCGCGAGCCGGACGGTGGTCTCGTGGGCCTGTGTACGGGTGCTCCTGCGGGGCTGCCGCTGTGCGGCGGCCTCGCCCTGGTCGGCCCAGGTCCCGTGCAGTTCGAGGGAGTTGGCGTCGACCCCGGTCAGCGCGGAGCGCCCGTCCGGCCCGACGGGACACCCGTCGGCCACGGCCTCCACGGGCGTACTGATGGTCCGGGTCGCACCCGCGTCGGCGAGTCGGCCGCCCGCCTCGGCGGCGGCAACCAGCCGCGCCAGCACCTCGGCATCCTGCCCCGCCAGATCCAGCCCCGCCGGCGTTCGAGGCGCGGGGGTCCGGGGGCGGAGCCCCTGGGGGGCCTGGGGCGCAGCCCCGGCCCCTTCCTGCTCGGCCGGCGCAAGCCCACCGGCGCCCCAGGACACGGCGGCCAGCACGTCGTCGGCGGTCAGCACGAGCCCGGTGGCCCCCGTGCAGGACACGACCACGTCGACTCGTGTCAGCTCATCGGGCACCCGAGCCATCGGGACGGCCACCGCCGCGACCCCGGTGCCCGAGGCAACCAGAATCTCCGCAAGCCGCTCCGCCCGGTCGGCGGTCCGGTTCGCCACGACGATCTCGGCGACCCCGACCCGCGCCAGCGTCGCCGCGGCCAGCGAGGACATCGACCCGGCGCCGATGACCAGCGCCCGCTTGCCCGCGGCCCACTCGGCCACCGGCGTCCGCACGGCGAGCTGCTCCAGCCCGAAGGTCACCAGCGACTGGCCGGCCCGGTCGATCCCGGTCTCGGAGTGCGCCCGCTTGCCGACCCGCAGCGCCTGCTGGAACAGGTCGTTGATCAGCCGCCCGGCGGTGTGGAGCTCCTGCCCCAGCGCCAGCGCGTCCTTGATCTGGCCGAGGATCTGTCCCTCGCCCACGACCATCGAGTCCAGGCCGCACGCCACCGAGAACAGGTGGTGCACCGCCCGGTCCTCGTAGTGCACGTACAGGTAGGGGGTGAGCTCCTCCAGCGCGACGCCGCTGTGCTGCGCGAGCAGCGTGGACAGCTCGGCGACACCGGCGTGGAACTTGTCCACGTCCGCGTACAGCTCGATCCGGTTGCAGGTGGCCAGCACGGTCGCCTCGGTCGCCGGTTCGGCGGCGAGGGTGTCGTGCAGCAGCTTCACCTTGGCATCGGCGGACAGCGAGGCCCGCTCCAGCACGCTCACGGGTGCGCTGCGGTGGCTCAGCCCTACGACGAGCAGACTCATGCCGGCATCACCGCCGGCACGTCACCCTCGGGCCCGCCCTTGCGCTGCTCGGCGGCGGTCCGCCCGGCCGGCGGCACCACGGCCGCGGCGGGGGCGGCGCCGCCCACGGAGGAGCCGCCGGCGGCAGCGGCGGCCGCTTCCTCACCGGCCTTGCGCTGCTCGTGGAAGGCGAGGATCTGGAGCTCGATGGAGAGGTCGACCTTGCGCACGTCCACGCCCTCGGGCACGGACAGCACGGTGGGCGCGAAGTTCAGGATGGAGGTGACGCCGGCCGCGATCAGCCGCTCGCTGACCTGCTGGGCCGCACCGGCGGGCGTCGCGATGACACCGATCGAGACGCCGTTCTCCTCGATGATCTTCTCCAGATCATCGGTGTGCTGGACGGACATGCCGGCGACCGGCTTGCCGGCCATGGCCGGGTCGGCGTCGATGAGGGCCGCGACGCGGAATCCGCGCGCGGAGAAGCCGCCGTAGTTGGCGAGGGCGGCGCCGAGGTTACCGATCCCGACGATGACGACCGGCCAGTCCTGGGTCAGGCCGAGCTCGCGGGAGATCTGGTAGACGAGGTACTCGACGTCGTAGCCGACGCCGCGGGTCCCGTAGGAACCGAGGTACGAGAAGTCCTTGCGCAGCTTCGCGGAGTTGACTCCGGCGGCGGCCGCGAGCTCCTCGGAGGACACCGTGGGCACCGATCGCTCGGAGAGCGCGGTGAGGGCACGCAAGTACAGCGGAAGCCGGGCGACAGTGGCCTCGGGAATACCTCGGCTGCGCGTCGCCGGTCGGTGAGTTCGGCCAGTTGCCACGATGCTCCTGCGGGATGAGCGGGGCTGCAGGCGGCCACTTGTCCCAGGACCGCCCCGTCGACAGCAGGCTATGCCTTTGTGAACGCGTGCACAAAGATTGTGTCCGCTTTGTCCGTCCAAAGTGACCGGGGTCACGCGACTTCGGCACGTAAAGCCGGAACCATCGGCACGTCGAACCCGTTCAAATCCCAAAGGGGGCAAAACCGTGCACACTCCTCACAGATACGCCCCCGAGACCCCATAAATCGCCCATGATGGTAACCGGGAAGAGGGTCAGGCCTCCAACGCCCGCCGGAGCCGGTCGGGGTTCACCCTCCAGAAGGTGTGCTGCTCGCCGTCCACGAGCACGACCGGAATCTGCTCCCAGTGCAGCCGGTAGAGCTCCTCGTCCTGCGAGATGTCCTTCTTCTCCCACTGCGCACCCGTCTCGGCGCACACCTTCGCCACCACCTCCTCCGCCTCGTCGCACAGGTGGCACCCCGGCTTGCCGATGAGCGTCACCGTCCGCTCGCCGGGCTGCTTCTTTTCCTTACGGCGCAACAAAGGGCTCATGCCACCCATTCTCCCGCGCCCTCACGTAACAGCAGCGCCCCGAAGAGTTCACGCCTCCGCATCCCATCGGTTCGGGAACTCCCGAACACAGTGGCTATGCTCGCGTCATGGCCGCTCTCGGATGGCTCCCCCCTCGTCGGCGCTCCGCCACCGCACGCAGCGTGCTGGCGGGCGAGGCCTCGGCCGAGGCCGCCCGCAAGACCGCTCTGGCCGAGGCCCCGGCGTTCCCCGAACCAGAAACGGAACCGGAAGCCCTCGCCGAAGAGGGCCCGGACCGGACCCCGGACGAGCCCGTCTTCCCGGTCGCCGGCGACGATCTCGCCGCCGCCTTCTTCGACCTCGACAACACCGTCATGCAGGGCGCCGCGATCTTCCACTTCGGCCGCGGCCTCTACAAGCGCGAGTTCTTCCGGCGCCGCGAGCTCGCCCGCTTCGCCTGGCAGCAGGCCTGGTTCCGGCTCGCCGGGGTCGAGGACCCCGAGCACATGCAGGACGCCCGCGACAGCGCCCTGTCCATCGTCAAGGGCCACAAGGTCTCCGAGCTGATGGCGATCGGCGAGGAGATCTACGACGAGTACATGGCCGAGCGGATCTGGCCGGGCACCCGCGCCCTGGCCCAGGCCCACCTCGACGCCGGCCAGAAGGTGTGGCTGGTCACGGCCGCCCCCGTGGAGACGGCCACCATCATCGCCCGCCGCCTCGGCCTGACCGGGGCCCTGGGCACCGTCGCCGAGTCCGTCGACGGGATCTACACCGGCCGCCTGGTCGGCGAGCCCCTGCACGGCCCCGCGAAGGCGGAGGCGGTCCGCGCCCTGGCCGCCGCCGAGGGACTCGACCTCGAACGCTGCGCCGCGTACAGCGATTCGCACAACGACATCCCGATGCTGTCACTGGTCGGACATCCGTACGCGATCAATCCCGACACAAAACTGCGCAAGCATGCCCGCACCAACGACTGGCGGCTGCGCGACTATCGGACCGGCCGCAAGGCCGTGAAGGTCGGCGTCCCGGCAGCCGCCGGCGTCGGCGCGATCGCGGGCGGCGCGGCCGCGGCCATCGCCCTGCACCGCCGCCGCAAGTAACAACACCAGGCCCGGGGCCCACGCGCCCCGGGCACGCCCGGACCAGGGCCCGGCACCGGGCATTCGCTCACCTCTACCCGCGCCTGCGGCGCGGCACTCCGGCATGCCCGAGTCGGTCGCGGGACCCCTTGGAAGCGTCCATTCCGCGTATCCAAGTGATCAAGAATCGATCACCAACTGCGACCGAATATGCCCTCGACACGCAACAGAAGTGTCGGAACCGGTGATTTGAGCAACTGGGTGTAGTGCTGCCTGTACGAAGCGTTATTCTCCTCAAACGCATGCCACCGGCCATCTGTCGCCACGACGGGTGAACGGTCCCGCACTGCACGTGATGGAAGCTCTGCCTCTGGGAGTCCCGTGTACCCACCTGTCGGGGTTGACGCCTCGGGCCTGGCTCAGCTGCGCGCAACGGTCCTCGACCACCTGCGCGGCTTCGTCCCCACCGCGTACGCCGTCCCCGCCTTCGCCGCCGCAGTCCCTGCCGGCTTCGGCCCGGCCGGTCCTTGCTATGCCCTGACCGACGGCGGCGCGACGGTGGGCAGACGAGGTCGCGCCGCCGGCGGCTCGAACGCCGCCGGCACCGGCACCCAGGCCACCACCCACCGCCGCCCCACCGCGGACAGCGACCAGGCCCGCATGATGGACCTGGTCGAACGCGCCCAGGCGGGCGAGGCCGAGGCCTTCGGCCGCCTCTACGACCAGTACAGCGACACGGTCTACCGGTACATCTACTACCGCGTCGGCGGTAAGGCGACCGCGGAGGACCTCACCAGCGAGACGTTCCTGCGCGCGCTGCGCCGGATCTCCACCTTCACCTGGCAGGGCCGCGACTTCGGCGCCTGGCTCGTGACGATCGCCCGCAACCTGGTGGCGGACCACTTCAAGTCCAGCCGCTTCCGGCTGGAGGTCACCACCGGCGAGATGCTCGACGCGAACGAGGTCGAGCGCAGCCCCGAGGACTCCGTCCTGGAGTCCCTCTCCAACGCGGCCCTGCTGGAGGCCGTGCGCAAGCTCAATCCACAGCAGCAGGAGTGCGTGACCCTGCGCTTCCTGCAGGGCCTCTCGGTCGCCGAGACGGCCCGGGTGATGGGGAAGAACGAAGGCGCCATCAAGACGCTGCAGTACCGGGCGGTGCGCACCCTGGCCCGCCTCCTCCCCGAAGACGCCCGCTGACCCTCCGACACCACACAACCTCACATTCGGTGACCCCTCGATGACGCTGTGGTCAGATCATCCTTCGTCCGTAACCCAAGTGCCGCGACGCTCGTTGTGCGGAATGCAGGCTCCCTGTGGACACGCTTTGCCCGAAGCCGCTCACTCGAAAGTGTGGATGCGCTCAAGGAAGGCA
Proteins encoded in this window:
- a CDS encoding glutamyl-tRNA reductase — protein: MSLLVVGLSHRSAPVSVLERASLSADAKVKLLHDTLAAEPATEATVLATCNRIELYADVDKFHAGVAELSTLLAQHSGVALEELTPYLYVHYEDRAVHHLFSVACGLDSMVVGEGQILGQIKDALALGQELHTAGRLINDLFQQALRVGKRAHSETGIDRAGQSLVTFGLEQLAVRTPVAEWAAGKRALVIGAGSMSSLAAATLARVGVAEIVVANRTADRAERLAEILVASGTGVAAVAVPMARVPDELTRVDVVVSCTGATGLVLTADDVLAAVSWGAGGLAPAEQEGAGAAPQAPQGLRPRTPAPRTPAGLDLAGQDAEVLARLVAAAEAGGRLADAGATRTISTPVEAVADGCPVGPDGRSALTGVDANSLELHGTWADQGEAAAQRQPRRSTRTQAHETTVRLALLDLAMPRDIDAAVHRIPGVRLVDIESLAEASADAPMAADVDAVRAIVAQEVAAFGAAQRAAHITPTVVALRAMAAEVVAMEVARLDGRVPDLDERQRAEVTQTVRRVVDKLLHAPTVRVKQLASEPGGAGYAEALRELFDLDPQTVASVSRADAADPMNDDDPGRAS
- a CDS encoding redox-sensing transcriptional repressor Rex; its protein translation is MATGRTHRPATRSRGIPEATVARLPLYLRALTALSERSVPTVSSEELAAAAGVNSAKLRKDFSYLGSYGTRGVGYDVEYLVYQISRELGLTQDWPVVIVGIGNLGAALANYGGFSARGFRVAALIDADPAMAGKPVAGMSVQHTDDLEKIIEENGVSIGVIATPAGAAQQVSERLIAAGVTSILNFAPTVLSVPEGVDVRKVDLSIELQILAFHEQRKAGEEAAAAAAGGSSVGGAAPAAAVVPPAGRTAAEQRKGGPEGDVPAVMPA
- a CDS encoding HAD family hydrolase → MAALGWLPPRRRSATARSVLAGEASAEAARKTALAEAPAFPEPETEPEALAEEGPDRTPDEPVFPVAGDDLAAAFFDLDNTVMQGAAIFHFGRGLYKREFFRRRELARFAWQQAWFRLAGVEDPEHMQDARDSALSIVKGHKVSELMAIGEEIYDEYMAERIWPGTRALAQAHLDAGQKVWLVTAAPVETATIIARRLGLTGALGTVAESVDGIYTGRLVGEPLHGPAKAEAVRALAAAEGLDLERCAAYSDSHNDIPMLSLVGHPYAINPDTKLRKHARTNDWRLRDYRTGRKAVKVGVPAAAGVGAIAGGAAAAIALHRRRK
- a CDS encoding glutaredoxin family protein, yielding MGGMSPLLRRKEKKQPGERTVTLIGKPGCHLCDEAEEVVAKVCAETGAQWEKKDISQDEELYRLHWEQIPVVLVDGEQHTFWRVNPDRLRRALEA
- the hemC gene encoding hydroxymethylbilane synthase, whose amino-acid sequence is MNTRPDQPLRLGTRRSKLAMSQSGHVADAVRAVTGRAVELVEITTYGDVSREHLSQIGGTGVFVTALRDALLRGEVDFAVHSLKDLPTAQPDDLVIAAMPRREDARDALVARDGLTFEQLPDGARIGTGSPRRTAQLNHLALSLGKRIETVPIRGNVDTRIGFVHDGELDAVVLAAAGLNRIGRGDEATDLLSVDSVLPAPGQGALAVECLASDTDLVAALGVLDDPHTRAAVTAERSLLATLEAGCSAPVGAFADLLADGEIVNEMRLRGVVGTLDGTTLVQLSTTGPVPQSYDEAMALGRELADEMLAKGAAGLMGERSL
- a CDS encoding ECF subfamily RNA polymerase sigma factor, BldN family, translating into MYPPVGVDASGLAQLRATVLDHLRGFVPTAYAVPAFAAAVPAGFGPAGPCYALTDGGATVGRRGRAAGGSNAAGTGTQATTHRRPTADSDQARMMDLVERAQAGEAEAFGRLYDQYSDTVYRYIYYRVGGKATAEDLTSETFLRALRRISTFTWQGRDFGAWLVTIARNLVADHFKSSRFRLEVTTGEMLDANEVERSPEDSVLESLSNAALLEAVRKLNPQQQECVTLRFLQGLSVAETARVMGKNEGAIKTLQYRAVRTLARLLPEDAR
- a CDS encoding bifunctional uroporphyrinogen-III C-methyltransferase/uroporphyrinogen-III synthase, whose product is MNPSIPTTSAYPAVAAHGRVTFLGAGPGDPGLLTLRAVEALAAADVLIAEPEVLEVVRTHARANVDTPQLTIADEVSAAAGVPVIRDAANLVMEAARSGRRVVRAVTGDPGLDGNAAEEMLVCATAGIPFEVVPGVATAVGVPAYAGVPLRDKQGADVRFVDAKTASARCWSEVGASDGTLVVSATLETVPAAAAELVSAGRKPDTPLTVTVAGTTTRQRTWCATLGTIAQVFKQGKVLPSPEGARPVIAVVGEHSAAARREDLSWFESKPLFGWRVLVPRTKEQAASLSDQLRSYGAVPHEVPTIAVEPPRTPQQMERAVKGLVTGRYEWIAFTSVNAVKAVREKFEEYGLDARAFAGIKVAAVGEQTAAALVEFGVKPDLVPSGEQSAAGLLDDWPPYDPVFDPIDRVFLPRADIATETLVAGLIELGWEVDDVTAYRTVRASPPPADTREAIKGGGFDAVLFTSSSTVRNLVGIAGKPHNVTVIACIGPATAKTAEEHGLRVDVLSPEPSVSKLAEALAEYGAARREAAKEAGETVFRPSERRPGARRRRTT